The following are from one region of the Marinomonas sp. CT5 genome:
- a CDS encoding GntR family transcriptional regulator has translation MATEFKSKAKRKISDLIVDEVKRLIVFEKLNPGDRLPSEKDLIEQYEVSKGTVREAMKALEVEGLIKTKPGPGGGAWLTEVGTEPASRALRNYLYFRHISPKQLYQMRKLIEVELAVSVVGYLSDEDLLLLRKYTDQCNLKPTSEDEQRLQRIAELEFHNVLADASPNPILGFFARFLNESLRDLVVLKKSYLIDYYEFTKSNVDYHYALINAYEKQDIKQVRTLMSEHMCDAETHFIVLDGEISKKM, from the coding sequence ATGGCAACTGAGTTTAAGAGCAAAGCAAAACGAAAAATATCTGATCTAATTGTCGATGAGGTTAAACGCCTAATTGTTTTCGAAAAACTAAACCCTGGCGATCGTCTCCCGAGTGAAAAGGACTTAATAGAGCAATACGAAGTATCAAAAGGAACGGTGAGAGAGGCGATGAAAGCCTTAGAGGTTGAGGGGTTAATAAAAACAAAACCAGGTCCTGGTGGCGGCGCTTGGTTGACCGAAGTGGGAACTGAACCGGCTAGTAGAGCGTTAAGAAATTACCTCTATTTTCGTCACATAAGCCCAAAACAACTTTATCAAATGAGAAAACTCATAGAAGTAGAATTGGCAGTGTCGGTAGTTGGTTATCTCTCTGATGAAGACCTTTTGTTACTAAGAAAATATACCGATCAATGTAATCTAAAACCGACCTCGGAAGATGAACAGCGGTTACAAAGAATAGCTGAACTAGAATTCCATAATGTTCTTGCTGATGCCTCCCCTAATCCAATTTTAGGTTTCTTTGCACGCTTTCTAAACGAGTCTCTCAGGGATCTTGTGGTTCTAAAAAAATCTTATTTAATCGATTACTACGAGTTCACTAAGTCAAATGTTGACTACCACTACGCACTAATAAATGCCTATGAAAAACAAGATATAAAACAGGTACGCACACTTATGTCAGAACATATGTGTGATGCTGAAACACACTTTATCGTATTAGATGGAGAGATTTCTAAGAAAATGTAG
- a CDS encoding terminase small subunit has translation MSSKKKELGLVNKFTVVASLGISSQAFDKWGVEPREKRGRENFYSIHDVVQNRVDNTLLNLSKPGVKKPSKNTSIDQLDEDHLRVEKLSEEVRALKLKNDILEARSIPVEIATEVLVGIISEQVAILETIPLLVKRHNPEMPSHAIEQIQRDISKVSNIAATLGDKLDDTIASLVSVAEGKVK, from the coding sequence ATGTCGAGCAAGAAAAAAGAGCTCGGGCTCGTCAATAAATTCACTGTTGTTGCCAGCCTCGGCATCAGCTCACAAGCCTTTGATAAATGGGGCGTCGAGCCCAGAGAGAAACGGGGCCGAGAGAACTTTTACTCTATCCACGATGTGGTGCAAAACCGTGTCGATAACACCCTTTTAAACCTGTCTAAACCTGGCGTTAAAAAGCCATCAAAAAACACATCAATAGACCAACTTGATGAAGACCATTTGAGAGTCGAAAAACTCTCCGAAGAAGTCCGAGCGCTCAAGTTAAAGAACGATATTTTAGAAGCCCGATCTATTCCGGTCGAAATTGCCACCGAGGTTTTGGTGGGCATTATCTCGGAACAGGTCGCCATATTAGAAACCATCCCATTACTTGTAAAACGGCACAACCCAGAGATGCCGAGTCACGCTATTGAGCAGATACAGCGCGACATTTCGAAAGTAAGTAACATCGCGGCAACTTTAGGAGACAAGCTAGATGACACAATTGCTAGTCTTGTCTCAGTCGCAGAAGGGAAAGTTAAGTGA
- a CDS encoding phage holin family protein, translating to MKFLPDELLQTAAFVMVGVLGGAVKYLRDFQQNSKKFSLIHMLIAVFTGGFLGMLTFFLCASMNMPPAMTGFMSGVAGLMGDEAIKLFINRFKRGLQ from the coding sequence ATGAAATTCCTACCGGATGAGCTTCTACAAACAGCGGCATTCGTCATGGTCGGTGTGCTGGGTGGGGCTGTGAAATACCTTCGAGACTTTCAGCAGAATTCTAAAAAATTCTCATTAATTCATATGCTTATTGCAGTTTTTACTGGCGGTTTCTTGGGCATGCTGACGTTCTTCTTGTGTGCTTCTATGAATATGCCTCCTGCAATGACGGGGTTTATGTCGGGTGTAGCGGGGTTGATGGGTGATGAAGCGATCAAATTATTTATCAATCGATTCAAGCGAGGCTTGCAATGA
- a CDS encoding Fic family protein translates to MAARKLRPNFIWDKNVVGPILREARLNQGVLLGKMASQSHDKKQSMLDTLLANIVNSSAIEGEKLNAFSVRSSLANKLGLTEENTYPTTEQTDGIAEIMVDAIENLDSTLSLKRILNWHEKLFPKGYAMLSPIMGGQLRGGEPMQVVSGRIDRPTVHFEAPPREVLNTELEHFIRWFNDSKKDASLDPLLRAAITHIWFVTIHPLDDGNGCITRLLTDLALAQAESQSVRFYAMSVSILAKRKSYYEILEQTQKGSVNITAWLEWFLSTLNETFNDVLREIDQTILKSNYWRKIDQTKLTSEQVKVLNRMLDGDFEQGINTTQYHRVAKVSKPTATRHLATLVEQGCLVRSESGGRSTRYLLAQ, encoded by the coding sequence ATGGCAGCAAGAAAATTGCGGCCTAACTTTATATGGGATAAAAACGTTGTAGGACCAATATTAAGAGAAGCGCGCCTTAACCAAGGGGTTCTATTGGGTAAAATGGCCAGTCAATCCCATGATAAAAAGCAAAGTATGCTGGATACACTTTTGGCCAATATCGTGAACTCAAGCGCCATTGAAGGTGAAAAACTGAATGCCTTTTCAGTACGCTCCTCACTAGCGAACAAACTCGGTTTAACAGAAGAAAACACGTATCCTACTACTGAGCAAACCGATGGGATCGCTGAGATAATGGTCGATGCCATTGAGAACCTTGATTCAACATTGAGTCTAAAGAGAATTCTAAATTGGCATGAAAAACTATTTCCTAAAGGCTATGCCATGCTCAGCCCTATCATGGGTGGCCAATTACGAGGAGGTGAACCCATGCAGGTGGTTTCTGGACGTATTGATCGACCTACCGTTCACTTTGAAGCCCCTCCACGAGAAGTGCTTAATACAGAATTAGAGCATTTTATCCGATGGTTTAATGACTCAAAAAAAGACGCTTCACTAGATCCATTACTAAGAGCCGCCATCACTCATATTTGGTTTGTCACTATACACCCACTAGATGATGGAAACGGTTGTATAACTCGATTGCTTACAGACCTAGCATTAGCTCAAGCTGAGAGCCAATCGGTTCGATTTTACGCAATGTCAGTGAGCATATTGGCAAAGCGTAAAAGCTACTATGAAATACTTGAACAGACGCAAAAGGGAAGCGTAAACATCACAGCATGGTTAGAGTGGTTTCTGAGTACGCTAAACGAAACCTTTAATGACGTGCTAAGAGAAATAGATCAGACCATTTTGAAATCAAACTACTGGCGAAAAATCGACCAAACAAAGCTAACGTCGGAGCAGGTCAAAGTCTTGAATCGTATGCTCGATGGAGATTTTGAACAAGGTATTAACACGACTCAGTATCATAGAGTTGCCAAAGTCAGTAAGCCGACAGCGACGCGCCATTTAGCGACTTTAGTTGAACAAGGTTGTTTGGTTCGATCTGAATCTGGCGGACGCAGTACTCGGTATTTGCTCGCTCAGTAA
- a CDS encoding adenylosuccinate synthase, with translation MTHNNLNELAQKWLLRSPSANGAHCKIAFTEVGPLFYGEIADAWGFNYDYDFSVVVESKVSRSDFLADKKKPHRNGEVLGMGTFRYFICPEGMINPDELPEKWGLLWVNSRGHIKIKAGHLVGQSHYCYGASSYEGWEHEVNYTAERKMMGHLLNRVGDAEGTKEKIRELYRELNAANSENQRLKEENKARVFSDLGKIGSSLAMGRV, from the coding sequence ATGACGCATAACAATTTAAACGAGTTGGCGCAAAAGTGGCTGTTGCGTTCACCTTCTGCCAATGGCGCGCATTGCAAGATCGCTTTTACTGAGGTTGGTCCATTGTTTTACGGTGAGATCGCAGACGCATGGGGCTTTAATTACGATTATGATTTTTCAGTAGTGGTTGAAAGCAAGGTCAGCCGTTCCGATTTCTTGGCAGATAAGAAGAAGCCACATCGTAATGGCGAGGTTTTGGGAATGGGGACGTTCCGCTACTTCATTTGTCCTGAAGGCATGATTAACCCTGATGAGCTGCCAGAGAAGTGGGGTTTGCTTTGGGTGAATTCTCGCGGCCATATAAAAATTAAAGCTGGTCATTTGGTTGGTCAGTCTCATTATTGCTATGGCGCTTCTTCGTATGAAGGTTGGGAACATGAAGTCAATTACACGGCAGAGCGCAAAATGATGGGGCACTTGCTGAACCGCGTAGGTGATGCGGAGGGTACAAAAGAGAAGATCCGCGAGTTGTATCGTGAGCTGAATGCGGCAAATTCAGAGAATCAGCGCCTTAAAGAGGAAAATAAAGCGCGGGTGTTTAGTGATCTTGGCAAGATTGGTTCGTCATTGGCTATGGGGAGGGTGTGA
- a CDS encoding helix-turn-helix transcriptional regulator has translation MSLSDRLTELREAKKVSLQVVADAVGVSKTHVYELEKGSANNPSLSLLVGLSDFFEISIDDLVGNIVYQPAKLDVIRAFVSSDSIAVSHQSLGQYRRSILKLC, from the coding sequence ATGTCTTTATCCGATCGTTTAACTGAGTTGCGAGAAGCTAAAAAAGTGTCTTTACAGGTTGTTGCTGATGCGGTTGGTGTGTCAAAGACGCATGTTTATGAGCTCGAAAAGGGAAGTGCCAATAATCCATCGTTAAGTCTTTTGGTGGGGTTAAGTGATTTTTTTGAGATATCTATCGATGATTTGGTGGGCAATATTGTTTATCAGCCTGCCAAACTGGATGTGATAAGAGCGTTTGTTTCAAGTGATTCTATTGCGGTATCACATCAAAGCCTTGGGCAGTATAGGCGGTCAATTTTAAAGTTGTGTTAA
- a CDS encoding type II toxin-antitoxin system HicA family toxin, whose amino-acid sequence MTVKKHHQTLLTKQTAQKRIKKHYKTPPFVIFFYYNELIETTTGGEVKQSEFRRQLEKMGVEVTQGTNHLKLQYKGKRSVMPRHPSKELKEGLRKGILKQLGIK is encoded by the coding sequence TTGACAGTAAAAAAACACCACCAAACGCTATTGACAAAACAAACGGCCCAAAAAAGAATAAAAAAACATTACAAAACACCTCCATTTGTAATATTTTTTTATTACAATGAACTTATCGAAACAACAACAGGAGGTGAGGTGAAACAAAGCGAGTTTCGAAGGCAGTTGGAGAAAATGGGGGTTGAAGTCACACAAGGCACTAACCACCTAAAACTCCAATACAAAGGTAAACGGTCTGTCATGCCAAGACATCCATCCAAGGAATTGAAGGAAGGACTTAGAAAGGGAATACTAAAACAACTTGGCATTAAATGA
- a CDS encoding type II toxin-antitoxin system HicB family antitoxin — MKYPIILKEEEGGGYYASSPDIPELHTCGDTKEEALSEALDGLITSFEFYFDENEAIPLPSEIVDESVELPAIIWTKVLLLNAVVEKKIKPSELARLIDVKRQNIRDIFNLRHETKLSTLERAAFALGKKIEIAFY, encoded by the coding sequence ATGAAATACCCAATTATATTAAAAGAGGAAGAAGGTGGCGGATATTACGCATCGTCCCCAGACATTCCAGAACTGCATACATGTGGTGACACAAAAGAAGAAGCATTAAGTGAGGCCTTAGACGGACTCATTACATCGTTTGAATTCTACTTTGATGAAAATGAAGCCATCCCGCTTCCTTCTGAAATTGTAGATGAAAGCGTAGAGTTACCAGCGATTATCTGGACAAAAGTACTCTTACTAAATGCGGTTGTGGAAAAGAAAATTAAGCCGTCCGAATTGGCTCGATTAATTGATGTTAAACGTCAGAACATTCGGGACATATTCAACCTTCGGCATGAAACAAAATTAAGCACCTTAGAGCGCGCCGCCTTCGCGCTGGGTAAAAAAATAGAAATCGCCTTCTATTAA
- a CDS encoding antitoxin Xre/MbcA/ParS toxin-binding domain-containing protein, translating to MKTLESQSQLNLINSLFPGLDIMSSTDYLSIVRSGVSGEKLQAIVKLTGEKELIAHAIRKNTLSISKSYRIKRLSPAITDSLIDTLRVYIQVVNIYGSVDLAREWIHSPIPALGGEKPADILNTHAGREMVRHTLRKIDLGEYV from the coding sequence ATGAAAACGCTAGAATCTCAATCACAACTTAACCTCATCAACAGTCTATTTCCGGGCTTAGATATCATGTCTTCAACAGATTATCTATCTATTGTTCGATCCGGTGTTAGTGGAGAAAAGTTGCAAGCTATCGTTAAGTTGACAGGTGAAAAAGAGCTGATTGCTCACGCAATCAGAAAAAACACCTTGAGTATAAGCAAAAGCTATCGTATCAAGCGGCTTTCTCCTGCTATTACTGATAGCCTAATTGATACATTGCGCGTATATATTCAAGTGGTAAATATCTATGGATCAGTAGATTTGGCAAGAGAATGGATACATTCCCCTATTCCTGCATTAGGTGGAGAAAAACCAGCGGACATACTTAATACTCACGCTGGACGCGAGATGGTACGTCATACCTTACGAAAAATAGATCTAGGGGAGTACGTGTAA
- a CDS encoding ABC transporter substrate-binding protein produces the protein MIKKYLKLSVLAFSMASVSCITVADDSVSIYGVKSLSGSFASYGKYADMGSKLAVDNYGDVLGRSPKYKVIDTEGNAGKALRKVQEAISQDNAKFFNGGTLSSTSLAIGKEVNKSGGVFITPAGADELTGTDCNTSTFRWSVPTYGAIRETVIPLFKEHPEKKRWYTITPQYVFGEALLSNAEKVFEELGIEHVGNSYHSLQEQEFSGYLTNAMAAQPDVLLLLNFGSQSSNALRQAINFGLKNQMTILVTWSSGLDQFQELGSSVTENVYFGAQYWHTVDTPLNNKLVKEVKDAYGITPNYPLAADYISTTFLLDAIVDSGSTNPSDVIHALEGKTYAGPTGDETVRAADHQVLKNYYLLKGKAASEMQNEDDFAEIISYGKSFPDESSLVCKGI, from the coding sequence ATGATTAAAAAATATTTAAAATTATCAGTGCTGGCTTTCTCGATGGCATCAGTATCTTGTATTACCGTTGCTGATGATTCGGTATCGATTTACGGTGTTAAATCTCTTTCTGGTAGTTTTGCTAGCTATGGTAAGTATGCTGATATGGGGTCAAAACTTGCTGTTGATAACTATGGAGATGTTCTTGGGCGGAGTCCAAAATATAAAGTAATTGATACCGAAGGTAACGCTGGTAAAGCCCTTCGCAAGGTTCAAGAAGCTATTAGTCAAGACAATGCGAAGTTTTTTAATGGTGGAACTCTTTCTTCAACTTCCTTAGCAATAGGTAAGGAGGTTAATAAGTCAGGAGGAGTATTTATTACTCCGGCAGGTGCCGATGAACTGACAGGCACTGATTGTAATACATCAACATTTCGATGGTCTGTTCCTACCTATGGAGCTATCAGAGAGACTGTTATTCCATTGTTTAAGGAACACCCAGAAAAAAAACGTTGGTATACAATTACGCCACAATACGTGTTTGGTGAAGCATTGCTATCTAATGCAGAAAAAGTATTTGAGGAATTAGGAATTGAGCATGTTGGTAATAGCTATCATTCATTACAAGAACAAGAGTTTTCTGGTTATTTAACTAATGCAATGGCTGCCCAACCAGATGTTCTTTTACTGCTAAATTTTGGTTCCCAATCATCTAATGCGTTACGACAAGCAATAAATTTTGGTTTGAAGAACCAAATGACGATATTGGTAACCTGGTCTTCAGGTTTGGACCAATTTCAAGAGCTAGGCTCAAGTGTGACGGAGAATGTTTATTTCGGTGCTCAATATTGGCATACGGTTGATACCCCTCTAAATAATAAGCTTGTCAAAGAGGTTAAGGATGCCTATGGCATTACTCCAAACTACCCATTAGCTGCAGATTATATTAGTACGACATTCTTGCTAGATGCGATAGTCGATTCTGGTTCAACTAATCCTAGTGATGTAATCCATGCGCTTGAAGGCAAGACTTATGCGGGGCCAACCGGTGATGAGACTGTTCGAGCTGCGGATCATCAAGTATTAAAAAATTACTATTTGCTTAAGGGTAAGGCCGCTTCAGAAATGCAAAATGAAGATGACTTTGCAGAAATTATTAGTTATGGAAAATCGTTCCCTGACGAATCATCTCTTGTATGTAAAGGAATTTAA
- a CDS encoding type II toxin-antitoxin system Phd/YefM family antitoxin: MSVVTANDLKTKGVSAVEAGLLKDEKVIISVRGRDTYVVMDLHKYAKFKEYELEIALIDAKADIEGGRYSKSSVCEHMQQVNDEL; this comes from the coding sequence ATGAGTGTTGTTACTGCTAATGATTTAAAAACCAAGGGTGTGTCTGCTGTTGAAGCCGGTTTGTTAAAAGATGAAAAAGTTATTATATCTGTCCGAGGTAGAGATACATATGTCGTGATGGATTTGCATAAATACGCTAAGTTCAAAGAGTATGAGCTTGAGATTGCCTTAATAGATGCTAAGGCTGATATTGAAGGTGGTCGTTACAGTAAAAGCTCAGTGTGTGAACATATGCAGCAGGTAAATGATGAATTATAA
- a CDS encoding tyrosine-type recombinase/integrase produces the protein MCWRFRLCVRLGGVLKRACSLAAKLEVIAADPLAGVGWKSFSTSKERPKSGRLKVDDLAAVVKEISNAQFNRRLFFTLQLCQGTRIEETCLAKWANLYLDRGEWVIPAEDTKTGVELRTPLAPKVVDMLRQAKARRQGDFVFSRCGKRPITSKTGRDWYKALRSGMDVYFTSHDMRKLANDYWMQSGVDSTVRKMLLNHSRGNLEGRYESEYAWPLMVEAVERLAGEVFG, from the coding sequence ATGTGCTGGCGCTTTCGTCTATGCGTACGACTTGGGGGGGTCTTGAAGCGCGCCTGTTCGTTGGCGGCTAAGCTGGAGGTGATCGCGGCTGATCCGTTGGCGGGGGTGGGTTGGAAAAGTTTCTCGACATCAAAAGAGCGGCCAAAATCTGGACGTCTGAAGGTGGATGATTTGGCGGCGGTTGTTAAGGAGATTAGCAATGCGCAATTTAATCGACGTTTGTTTTTTACGCTGCAGCTGTGCCAAGGCACACGGATTGAAGAGACGTGTTTGGCGAAGTGGGCGAATTTATATTTAGATCGTGGTGAGTGGGTTATCCCCGCTGAGGACACAAAGACAGGCGTGGAGCTGCGTACACCCTTAGCGCCTAAAGTGGTTGATATGTTGCGGCAAGCAAAAGCAAGGCGACAAGGGGATTTCGTTTTTAGTCGGTGCGGTAAAAGGCCGATCACGTCCAAGACGGGGCGAGATTGGTATAAGGCGTTGCGTAGCGGCATGGATGTGTATTTTACGTCCCATGATATGCGTAAGCTGGCTAACGACTATTGGATGCAAAGCGGTGTTGATAGTACGGTCAGGAAAATGTTGCTCAATCACTCGCGCGGCAATTTAGAAGGCCGCTATGAAAGCGAATACGCTTGGCCGCTGATGGTCGAGGCTGTGGAGAGATTGGCGGGTGAGGTTTTTGGTTGA
- a CDS encoding phage terminase large subunit family protein: MTQLLVLSQSQKGKLSEAISRALSFLKMKEPLTAVEWADKYFYLSAESSYIKGKWTTRPYQVAILNAMGHPDIEEVNWEKSARVGYTKLIVAVIGYFIEHKNRNGVLWQPDDGARDSFSKKHIDSMIRDVKPVRSIFPWLNLKHKNNTIASKVFETIYFFARRKSYQMYF; this comes from the coding sequence ATGACACAATTGCTAGTCTTGTCTCAGTCGCAGAAGGGAAAGTTAAGTGAGGCAATCAGCCGCGCTTTAAGCTTTCTCAAAATGAAAGAGCCGCTTACAGCGGTTGAATGGGCAGATAAGTATTTCTATCTCTCCGCCGAATCAAGCTATATCAAAGGCAAGTGGACAACCCGTCCCTATCAAGTTGCGATTTTAAACGCGATGGGCCACCCAGACATTGAAGAAGTGAACTGGGAAAAGTCAGCGCGAGTCGGTTATACCAAGTTGATTGTCGCGGTGATCGGATATTTCATCGAGCACAAGAATAGGAATGGTGTTCTTTGGCAACCTGATGACGGCGCAAGAGATTCATTTAGTAAGAAACATATAGACTCGATGATTCGAGATGTTAAGCCCGTCCGTTCGATTTTTCCGTGGCTTAATTTAAAGCATAAGAACAATACGATAGCTTCAAAAGTATTTGAAACCATTTATTTCTTTGCTCGTCGCAAGAGTTATCAGATGTACTTTTAA
- a CDS encoding phosphoadenosine phosphosulfate reductase family protein, whose translation MGQSVIASDKNVSDLDIKVFLAEQRIIEWYEHFDGQVYISFSGGKDSTVLAELVWSIYPEVPAVFSNTGLEYPEIVQFVKRKQKQGYPIVIIRPKKTFNKVVLEDGFPLISKKVAEMVSRFYNPKPSNEATRKLYLTGIRKDGVFSKGSKLPERWKKLIEAPFKVTASCCDSLKKEPFRRYKKEMGRFPYVGVMQSEGGGRGMIKTCNSFDGKAPQSRPMLPWSEDDVWQYIRENNVEYCSVYDDRTVNGVFVEGEKRTGCMFCAYGAHLEKGENRFQRMAITHPKLWNYCINKLGMAEALDFIGVDYMPSRPEKRDVNQLELFEPQER comes from the coding sequence ATGGGGCAGTCAGTTATTGCATCAGATAAAAACGTATCAGATTTAGATATTAAGGTTTTCTTGGCTGAGCAAAGAATAATCGAATGGTACGAGCACTTTGATGGACAGGTCTATATCTCATTTTCGGGCGGAAAAGACAGCACTGTTTTGGCAGAGTTGGTTTGGTCGATTTATCCAGAGGTGCCAGCTGTTTTTTCTAATACGGGTCTTGAATACCCTGAGATTGTCCAGTTTGTTAAGCGTAAACAGAAACAAGGATATCCAATTGTAATAATACGGCCCAAGAAGACATTTAACAAAGTGGTTTTGGAGGATGGTTTTCCGCTGATCAGTAAGAAAGTTGCGGAAATGGTATCTCGTTTTTATAACCCTAAGCCGAGCAATGAAGCGACTAGAAAGCTGTATTTAACAGGCATACGAAAAGATGGTGTTTTTAGTAAAGGGAGCAAGCTTCCTGAGCGCTGGAAAAAGTTAATTGAGGCGCCTTTTAAAGTGACGGCCAGCTGCTGTGACTCACTCAAAAAAGAGCCATTTCGTCGATATAAAAAAGAGATGGGGCGCTTTCCTTATGTTGGTGTTATGCAATCAGAAGGTGGCGGTAGAGGAATGATAAAAACCTGTAATTCGTTCGATGGTAAGGCGCCTCAATCGCGTCCGATGTTGCCGTGGAGTGAAGATGATGTGTGGCAGTACATTCGAGAAAACAATGTTGAGTATTGCAGCGTCTACGACGACAGAACGGTTAATGGCGTATTTGTTGAAGGCGAAAAGCGCACGGGTTGTATGTTCTGCGCTTACGGTGCGCATCTTGAGAAAGGTGAAAACCGCTTTCAGCGTATGGCCATTACTCACCCGAAGCTTTGGAATTATTGCATCAACAAATTAGGTATGGCTGAGGCGCTGGATTTTATTGGTGTGGATTACATGCCATCCAGACCAGAAAAAAGAGACGTCAATCAGCTTGAATTGTTTGAACCACAAGAAAGGTAG